Genomic DNA from Hordeum vulgare subsp. vulgare chromosome 2H, MorexV3_pseudomolecules_assembly, whole genome shotgun sequence:
ATCTCATCATATTATGCTTCTAGTATTAAAGAAATTAAATCCCGACACTCAAGTATGAATCCACATAAATGGCTATTGAGACCCACTATCGGTCTCATTCTCCAGAAGGGACACACGAATGATGCTATCTTGAAACATAATTTTTAGAAATCAATACAAGAAAGTGCACAGCTTAGCTAGGAACACTATTTCTTCCAGATCCTTCGCTATTTCTTGTATGAATTATTGTGATGTGTCTTGCCCATTAAATTAGCAGTGAAATATAAGATGTTGCTAGCTAAATTGGGCAAATGATAATCTTTGCAAACGATAATCTTTTTTCTGAATCTTCCTGGAAACCATAATCATGATGTGTGAACAAAAACTTATAGGGAGCGAGAACAGATACCTAGGACCTTGAGTTGTGGAAGGAAGCAAACAGTGTTGGTGGCTCCCACGTCCTCGTAGGCAGTGAAACAAGGACTCCAAAATTTCCTTGTTCGTTGTTCAAGGGCTGCTTGGAAGGGAAGTACTTGAATAATTAGTCAACAATAATACTTGTGCTATTTGACTCATATCAACTCATATTGCACAACAGAAAATGGCAATAAAAAGTAGAGAACATGAAAATGAGTATTCTTATTGTGGTATCTAGAAACTTGTTCTCCGAGtggaaaacatgcatgcatcggAATATAGGACATCGTGGTGAACAATTTGAATAATAGGACAACCGTAAATAGGAGACACCAATAGTTCACGAGAAGGAGAACTCAACTTTTAATGGTCAAGATAAATGAACAGGGCAACATTTCATTGAAAAGGCTCTGGCGATAGTGTCAATTATTCAATACATTTCATTGGTGGAAATACCTGTTATAGTATATAAGTTGGGCTGTCTTGTACATGCACCGATAAAATGCACAACATTCCTGTGACAAACCTTTCTGCGAGCATGGATTGAGCAGTAAGTCTATAACTCTATATGGACATAAGTAATAATTGACAATAAGCAAATTTACTGAAACCAAACAGTAGAGTGCTTATTATTCAGTTAGATAGAGGCATTAAACTTCATACAAGAAGGGCAGACTAAAGCCTATACCTCAACACTGCGAAATTTCTCCATTATCTTTACTTGCAGCTGTTTAGTAGCCTATGAATAGCACTAATAGAGAATATATCACCATAAAAATTGCTGAAATAGTAGTAAGGAAAAGGACACACTCTAATATGCTAGAATCAGTTAGCTAATGCATACCACAAGAGGCAAACCAGCGACAACGAATACATCCACTGAGTAGCCATCGATTGTTGAAAATGAGTGTGCTTCGTGGATGCCAAGACCGAGATCACCAATAAAACAAGTGAGCTGTAATTGTATGTATAAGTGTCGGTATAAGAATCGAACCAGATACTGAGTAGTGGACCTGGTCTCAATGTACTTTACAGTAAAGTTCAAGTGATTTTAGTACAATGACAAAAGCCTGTAAAAGGTGATTCCAGTAAAAGCCTGTAACAACCCCAGCGCAGCCTTGCCATCGCACCTCGCCGGCGACGCTCCCGGACACACGCCCAGACCTAGAGGCCACCATGGGGGCGATGCCGCGGGTGCTCCCGAACGAGCTCATCGAATAGATCCTCCTCTTCCGCCCGCGTGACGATCCGGACTGCCTCCTCCGCCCGCGTGACGATCCGGACTGCCTCCTCCGCGCCTCGCTCGTCTACAAGACCTGGAGCGACATTGTCTTCCACCGTGCGTTctgccgccgcctccacgagctaCACGGGGAACCACTTCTCTAACAAGAGGCAGCAAGGAATCATCACATCGAGCATATGGCCTAACGCGTCGTCCTTCCGCGCCTTGATGCGGTGGCATGGTCAAAATGACTGATGAGCTTCCTGGAGCAATTTGAACGTCGCCGGACATCTTGCTGACGACTGGCCTTGCATAGGGGAACCCCTTGTCCTTACCCTTATCATAGCAAGTGATATTGCTCTTATGATTTGGAACTGCAGTCTCTGAAACTTTTGGTGGAAGGAGAATCAATACGGATCTCCATGTTAGCATAAGGAAAATTTGCCAATAAATCAATATTTTTCAATATAGTTGTCATCTCACCTGATTGTGGAATTTTTTTGGAAAAGCCATTCTTTTCAGGATTGGGAATGGACTGTGGGGAGGATGTAGATTGTCCCTCTATTACTAATTTACTCTCGAAATATGTTTTAAACTTGACACTGCCACTTTTAAGTTCAGGATCTACCACGGGCAACACTAAGCATTAAACAACAGTCAACATTAGCAAAACTATAAACCAGTGaacaaagaaaaaatatgtgtTGTGTAGCAAGAATAAGCATGTCCTTGAGATATGCATATTCATCATGTGAACGAAAAATTAAATGACAATCACTTGCAATGGCATCATATAGCATTTAACTATCATTCAGAACACATACGCTGAGTTTTTAACAATCTACCCTTAGACCAACAAGTTGTTAATTTCCATGATAACGGTGTGACATGTTCTAGCACTTCCCCATATTTTCTCAATATCGACCCTTTACATAATTGAGGGACATATAAATTATGTGACTGCAAGCTGGGCCCCCTGATCGGAAAAATCCTAAGCATAGACATGCACACTACAGTACTTCCCTTCTACTCCCACTGAATGCTAACAAGTAGTGTGGTGGTGCCTGGTGTGCTCCAGGACACTTGGGTAACAAGCAGTGTGGTGGTGCCTGGTGTGATGGACACTTGGGTAATGCCACTCTGAAATGAATATTGAAAAACATGCAAGTCTGGCTGAACAGGGGAGAGAATAACTTAGAGTAGTCTGTGAAGATGAAGGGATACAGAAATTattgtattttttttcaaatcaGTGCATTAAACTTTCAGTTTCTGTTGAGAGAAAATAAGCATATATATACTTTTTGAGAAAAGAACAATATTATTTTTTCAGAACAACTTTTTTAACAACTAATTTCAGAAGAATGACTCCAGAACACCCCATTACATCATCATACCAGCCAATGCATGCATAATTGAGGGTCATATCAATTATGGGACTGAATGTGGAGTCCCAAATCAGAAAACCCCAAACCCAAACATGCACAACAGAGTACTTGCCTTTTACTACCACAGAATGCATGCTAAACAAGCAGCATGGGTGCCACACTCTGAATTTCGAAACATGCAACTCTAGCCGAACAGGGGAAATGATAAACGGAATGCCTCTTTTCCTCACCTGATTCCGGTGAACTTTGTGATGGATCACTGACAGATCCTGCAAGAACCACCGAAGAGGCACCATGCCCTTGCGGTACATCTACATCCACATTAGCACGGCTGTCCCAAGAACTCGCCGCCCTCGTCCCGGGCTCAATCCCTGAAGATACTGACACTTACACTATCCAGATAAGATGGATGGGAGATGCAGTGAGGAATCAGGAGAAACTCGGGGACCTCAAGGATGGACGATTCTTGGTCGACCCGCCCCACCTTCGGCCTCGTCGCCGGCGCGATTATTCTCCGGTACCGAGGAAACCCACTAAGATGCATCGATCTGTAGGGATCCGCATGGCGGCTCTCCTGCATGTAGTGGAGGTGGAGGCCACCGGCGACCGAGATGGGGAcgcggtgggcggcggcggcggcgacagagATGAGGGACACGACGGGCGGTGGCGGCGACAGAGATGGGGGACACGGCGGGCgacgagggggaggaggaggcggacggggaggaggaggcggacgggGAGGGGGAGTTGGACGCGGAGGCGACGGCGAAGGTGCAGGCCAGGGCGACTGGCTCCCGTTAATTCTTCCTAAATTTCTGTACTTGATTGGCTCGTGGAGGTGCAACAGATTTTCGctgtaggaggaggtggagcacggtcagCCTTACTTAATTTGGTAAATGCACACGGTGGTGGTGCATGGATGGTGGAAGGCCGTTAGATTGTAATTTGTTGTCTAATTGTGTGGTAGTGattggtgtttgtttttgtgGGGGTAATAGTTGTGTGTATTTAGAGAAGTTTTCGTTTGatcttttattagtagtatagattcCTGCGCTTAATGAGGCAAAAAAAAACTGCTAACGGAATCATTGACTATAGTGAGGCGCACAAATCTCAAAGTGCCATATTCTTAATGAATGGTACAGATAAGGGGGTGCGGGGATCCCCGGACCTAAAAATccacttatgaaaaacaaaaCAAGAGTACATGCATGACCCCTGCTAATTGAGTAACCAATCCAAAAGATATACAGATAGCAAAAGGAAAAATGCAAATCACCTATTCAAACACATCTTAGAGATCTTGTGTGTTCACATTTTCAGATTCGTCATCTTGTTCGTCATCCCGAGCGTCAACTTCAGTGTCTATAAGGGAAAGAAATCTATAAAAGCTCAAGGTGAAGATGGATCAACAAGAAAGAAAATTAAATGTGCAAACAAAATCAGTTTAATTATTCTTTCAATGGAAGGTAAAGTAGATGAGATTATCTATTgttattggaaataatatatgTGATGAAAGAGCATTATATTTGCAAAGGATGCTTAGCTTTGCACAGTAAATCATCTAAAAATAGGTAAAACCGCCATGTCTTTGTCTCAACCTTCTTGAACTCATAAGCCTCAGCAAGGAGTATTTCGTTCACACGTGCAATGGCTACGTAAGGGGCCTTGTCCTGCAACACAGATCCATCCATGTAAAACATTAATCAGCATGGCAAAAGTTACAGAAGATTAGAAGCTGGCTGTCTTACCGAATCGTTAAAGAATTCCCAGTTTTCAGCAGCTTTCTTTCTAATCTGAAAATTTTCCACAAGAAACAAATTATCGATTCATCCACGAAACAGTCGAAACAAATCGGTTACGAGGCAATGAAGGATCGAACTGACAGCATCTACGGACGGCTTGTCATAGACGCCTTTGAAGTTGTCCATCCAGAAGACGTCCCTAACCAAATCATGGTCAAATCAGCGCCGTCCAGAaaagcaaaaaaaggaaaaacaatcTGAAAAAACGTGGAGGATCAAATCTCACTGGTAGGTGAAAAGGGCGAGCTTGGCGAGCTGTTCATCCAACGGATTTTCCATTGCAATGCTCATCGCCGCCAACCCGCGTGTAACATCGGAAAGGTCGTGGGTCTTGGGCTTCTCCGCTCCATTGCTCTTCACCGCCAACCTGCGTGGAACATCGAGAAGGTCATGGGTCGACGCACCAAAATTAACCTCTATTGCATCACACAAATCGGTTGGAATCTTACTTGTCCTTGACCTTCTTCCCCTTCCTGCACTTGGTCCGGGGCTTCCGCTCATCCGCTCCATCTCTCTTCGCTGCCGAGCTGCGTAAGAATCCAAGGTTATGGATCCGCGGCTCGATGCACCGAAACTAGGGATGTCTCTTGCATCACAGAAACAAGATTCAGTTTCGATTCTTACTTGCTGTCGGCCTCGTCCATGGTTACATCGGTGCCCGTGGATGCGGTCTGCTTGCAAGCCGTCATGCCTCAACAACAGGTGAGATCGTCTCGAGGCGAAGCCAGGAATCGAGCGCCCGAATTGGGGAGTTCCGGGGAAAGGAAACGAGGGAGACGAGAGGCGAGCTGCTAGGGCACAAAAGAGATCGGGCCAAGCGCCTCTTTTTCCTATAGGAGTCAGGTAAATACTGGGCCAATGCAACCAAGGCCTTATGGTTCTCTGTcaggaaaaaataaataaactatggCCCGTGTTGACCTTTAGAGGCTTTACTACAATCTTGATTCAATTTCGCCATCGATTATGGGAGCTGAGGTGGTGTTTCGAAGGActagactaaaaaaagtccctaaGTAAAAAAAAGGAGGGCTTTTTTTTAAGGGACTATAAAAAAACTTTATTGAAGGGACTTTTTTTTAGTCTCTGGAATTAAAAAAAATCTAGTCTTTTGAAAAGAAACACCACCTGAGAGCAACTACTTGGCGCTCCGCTTATTCGGAGCCTCCCAACAAATAATACATGACGCATTTTTAGCTATCTTCATGTATCGCGTTTTGAATATTTTctttagttttttattttttattttttatttcacaCATTTTCGGCTTTTTAGATGGGGTATTTTGGGTTTTCTCGGTGTTCGGTTTTTCACGGGTATTTCTTAGCTTTTggatgaaaaaataaaaaatatctgaaaaaacatatttccttttttctttgtttcttcaaAAGCACGGATTTTCTTGCTCAGATAAACGGAAAAAACAtgtatcttttttctttttgagaGGTATGGTTTTTCTTTTACGAGAAACACAAATTTGATTTCGGAAGAGGCGACCATGCCTCTTGGAAACAAAAaagtgtgttttctgttttttttcgcgAAAGGAACGGTTTTCCTTTTGTGAGATGCACGCATTTGCTTTTGCGaacgaaaaaacatgttttttgttttttcatgAAAGACACGATTTGCTCTCGCGAAAGGCACaggtttgcttccgcgagaggcatagTCGTGCCTCTCGGGAACAAAAAAAAATCGTATTTTTAGCTTTCGCTGGAGGCACGGTTTTCCAGTCCAGATTTTTATTCGGTTTTTCCGTGAAAAGaagttcgtcaaaacctattaacatgagatcttattttgaagatctcgacgcgaggaATCCAACGATGAAAATAGTTCGAGATTTAGACatacggtttaagagataaaatattttgaaaataaggatctatgaaaaaaaggaaaaccctCAGGTTGTGACAATTGGCACACATAGAGTGCACCACTTTTCACAAACTGGCTAGATGGGAGTGATCTTTGAAAGGAGTACTCCTCAATTAGTTATTTTGCCTCATATTCGACGTTCTGAGATTGGAGCTCCTGGCTCTCGTAGGGGCGTGTTCCGGGCATGCCCAGTACCTGCTAAAGAAAGCACCACGTAGAAAAAAAACTGGAAAACAAATCATGAAATTTTAAAATAAGTCTGTAGATTTTAAAAAGGCTatcaattttaaaaaaaatcaaaaaaaacttCGTTGAATATGAAAAAAAATCGAAATAGTATTTTTTAGCAAAATTGGCAATAGTTCATCGAACTTCAAAAAAGTTTAAGGCaattgaaaaaatcatcaaatttaaaaattcATTGATTCTGAAAAAACCATCAATTTTTGTAAGAAAGCTCGTTGAGATTGAAAAatgttcatcgattttgaaaaaaagttcatcaactttgaataaaagttcatggattttgtAAAAATATCGTGAATTTGAAGAATAAGTTCATGCATTTagcaaaaagaaaaatgaaagaaaaagacCAAACAAAACCGTTACaataacaaagaaaacaaaaaataacGTGAAGTCAAGAGGATAAAAGGAGGAAAAGaagtcatcatcaccatcttcataaCCATTGTCATCATCCAAATCCTTATCATGTGCAACATCAAAAACATTAGTGGACCCTTTGGTGTATCGGTTGATTCGTCCATCCATGTACTCCATTACCATTATCATGATGATTGTCGTTTTCATGTGTGAGTAGACCCGCTATTCTTGGGGTATGGATAAACTCTAGTGTGTAATAGGTTGTTTGGtattaggatttaatatcctctttgcatatttatattgCTAATCTTCTTGACGTTGGGTGGAGTTGACCATTGAACGTATGCTAACTTTGGACGGAAGGTTATTACTATTGGCTAACTGTGTAGTTGTGGAGTCGGATGACGTAACATGCTCCTTCTCCCTTCATAGTGAATAGTTGCAACAAGGGGTgctacgtctattttgcatcatgatttcctattgTTATTTATACTATTGTTgtcattattccactttatgatGCAATTTTAATGCCTTTTCTCTGTGAATTTAATAGGTTTAGATGGAGAGGAACATTACCGGCAGCTGAAATCCTaaacctgaaaaagctacattaGACACACCTATTTTATTGAACATCAAATGACCTAAAAGTTTAGGGAGAATATTTttagaatatatataaaaaatgagcCAAGAAGTACTAGAGGCGGGGCCACTTGTCCCTCACAAGGCAACGGGGCGCACCCAGCGCTCTAGGTGCGCCCTAATGCCTTGTGGGTCCCGCAAGCGATCgtgggcccccctcttctgctatatgaagggtttggacctagaaaaaattaggaggataCTTTTGGGACGAAGAGCCTCCGTTTCGAGGCGGAACCTAGACATGAGCACTTTTTTCTCTCTAGCGGAACGATTCCGCTCGGGAAACTTTCCTCCggcagggggaaatcgaagccatcatcatcacgaaCACTTCCTCCACCATTGGAGGgtaaatcttcatcaacatcttcaccaacaccatctcatctcaaaacctagttcatctcttgtattcaatctttgttccaaaacctcatattggtacatatgggtcgctagtagtgttgattacacttgtagttgatgctagttcgcttatttggtggaagattatctgttcagatccttaatgatattcAATACACCTATGGTcttgaacatgaacatgatttgtgtgtagttgcttttgttctcgaggacatgggagaagtcttataagtaatc
This window encodes:
- the LOC123430427 gene encoding uncharacterized protein LOC123430427 isoform X3, yielding MTACKQTASTGTDVTMDEADSNSAAKRDGADERKPRTKCRKGKKVKDKLAVKSNGAEKPKTHDLSDVTRGLAAMSIAMENPLDEQLAKLALFTYQDVFWMDNFKGVYDKPSVDAIRKKAAENWEFFNDSTLKLTLGMTNKMTNLKM
- the LOC123430427 gene encoding DNA-binding protein MNB1B-like isoform X2; the protein is MTACKQTASTGTDVTMDEADSNSAAKRDGADERKPRTKCRKGKKVKDKLAVKSNGAEKPKTHDLSDVTRGLAAMSIAMENPLDEQLAKLALFTYQDVFWMDNFKGVYDKPSVDAIRKKAAENWEFFNDSDKAPYVAIARVNEILLAEAYEFKKTLKLTLGMTNKMTNLKM
- the LOC123430427 gene encoding DNA-binding protein MNB1B-like isoform X1, which produces MTACKQTASTGTDVTMDEADSNSAAKRDGADERKPRTKCRKGKKVKDKLAVKSNGAEKPKTHDLSDVTRGLAAMSIAMENPLDEQLAKLALFTYQDVFWMDNFKGVYDKPSVDAIRKKAAENWEFFNDSDKAPYVAIARVNEILLAEAYEFKKVETKTWRFYLFLDDLLCKAKHPLQI